The proteins below are encoded in one region of Oligoflexia bacterium:
- a CDS encoding ATP-binding protein has translation MKFTLLNKDNWFKIFKGKFTKARSEDIFDIKTYRLLAITGTIFYPLWSIFFIYFVPGNIDPIKLRLIISSIMLIMVVTSFTSKFVKRNYKYLFILSLWLITAHYFYIWKLNHLSIEYSLGLLVTVCAISAAFPSKNSLLVYCAFMTSATCYLVFSEPVEAFSRSILLLGVVTIFSIYVVAFLSHLRTLNELATSEKRFKLLTEHLRVGVILHDPQGQIIEANPSGLKMLGTDNAQSIKGKALSSLLAIVNEEGEEITQDDRPMAKVLKTNLPIYNCNIGVKRPQGLNWLKIDIDPIYDSENKTVGIITSMLDITEQKAAEDELHHSRAQSQNQARLASLGEMAGGIAHEINNPLAIIELKLDQLKSRIEDKDFDNAYAVQTIETVLKTSHRIAAIIKGLRYFSRDGTNDPLSVVTLKSIIESTLVLCTERFTHNNIKLIVPDLANDLTIECSPVQIHQVLLNLLNNAFDAVEKRSEKWVEIKLQDCGKEIKLIVKDSGLGIPASVELKMFYPFFTTKEIGKGTGLGLSISKGIILRHNGKLEIDHTQKNTTFIITLPKAQPLPQTSAA, from the coding sequence ATGAAATTTACGCTATTAAATAAAGATAATTGGTTCAAAATCTTTAAAGGCAAGTTCACCAAGGCTCGCTCAGAAGATATCTTTGATATTAAAACATATCGATTACTCGCTATCACTGGCACGATTTTTTATCCTCTATGGTCAATATTTTTTATTTATTTTGTGCCTGGTAACATAGACCCTATTAAACTAAGACTGATTATTTCATCTATCATGCTCATAATGGTAGTCACTTCATTTACAAGTAAATTTGTAAAACGAAATTATAAATACTTATTTATTCTTTCCCTGTGGCTCATCACTGCACATTACTTTTATATTTGGAAACTCAATCATCTCAGCATTGAATATTCTTTAGGCCTTCTTGTAACTGTCTGTGCAATTAGCGCTGCATTTCCTAGTAAAAATTCACTTTTAGTTTATTGCGCTTTTATGACTTCAGCGACATGTTATTTAGTATTTTCTGAACCGGTTGAAGCTTTTTCGCGAAGTATACTTTTACTTGGCGTAGTTACTATATTCTCAATTTATGTCGTCGCATTTTTGAGTCACTTGCGAACCCTTAACGAACTTGCAACAAGTGAAAAACGCTTTAAACTATTAACAGAACACTTACGCGTTGGCGTCATACTTCATGATCCTCAAGGCCAAATTATTGAAGCAAATCCAAGCGGACTTAAAATGCTTGGCACTGATAATGCTCAATCAATTAAAGGTAAAGCACTTTCTTCACTCCTAGCGATTGTCAATGAAGAGGGAGAAGAAATCACTCAAGATGACCGCCCTATGGCAAAAGTATTAAAAACAAATCTTCCCATCTATAATTGTAATATCGGAGTCAAACGCCCACAGGGCCTCAACTGGCTTAAAATTGATATTGACCCTATATATGATTCTGAAAACAAAACCGTGGGTATCATCACTTCAATGCTCGATATCACCGAACAAAAAGCAGCAGAAGACGAACTTCATCATAGCCGTGCTCAGTCACAAAACCAGGCGCGCCTAGCAAGTTTAGGTGAAATGGCAGGGGGCATTGCTCATGAAATAAATAACCCACTAGCCATCATTGAACTAAAACTTGATCAATTAAAGTCTCGCATCGAAGACAAAGATTTTGATAATGCCTATGCTGTTCAAACGATAGAAACCGTTTTAAAAACTAGTCATCGAATTGCAGCAATCATCAAAGGGCTACGTTACTTTTCTCGGGATGGAACAAATGATCCACTTTCAGTTGTTACATTAAAATCTATTATCGAAAGTACTCTTGTCCTTTGCACCGAACGCTTCACGCATAACAACATTAAACTTATAGTACCCGATCTAGCCAATGATTTAACAATAGAATGCTCCCCTGTGCAAATTCATCAGGTACTCTTAAATCTTCTCAATAATGCCTTTGATGCCGTAGAAAAACGCTCTGAAAAATGGGTGGAAATCAAATTACAAGATTGCGGTAAAGAAATTAAATTAATAGTCAAAGATAGTGGCTTGGGCATTCCCGCATCAGTAGAATTAAAAATGTTTTATCCATTTTTCACAACAAAAGAAATAGGCAAAGGTACGGGCCTAGGACTAAGCATTTCCAAGGGTATTATTCTACGACATAATGGAAAACTTGAAATCGATCACACACAAAAGAACACTACATTTATAATCACACTACCTAAAGCACAACCACTCCCTCAAACAAGTGCTGCCTGA
- a CDS encoding MATE family efflux transporter has translation MTHSKTKFQVLKSELPPTLRLAMPVALTQLGQMLMALVDTFMVGKLGAAAVGGVSIGNAVFYAVAIFGMGILLGLDYLVSHAYGRKALDECHHWLVQSVYVTFIISIPLFIILFIITFYLDSFGIDPQVVKEAQPFLQILILNLLPFLLFSAFRQYLQAMNDPSMITVIMILANLANAFLNWIFVFGNWGAPQLETAGSALATTITRTLMLVLLIAYTLWQDRRKNLGLINTSWKPKFLNIKKLISLGLPAAFQLLFEVAVFSLATTLTGRLGAIPLAAHTIVLNIASFTFMVPFGISSAAAVRVGQAIGKGNHDEARHAGWTSIFLAGSFMTLSAIFLYVFRDFLIGLFISDEQVIKSAIEILILAALFQVSDGLQTVGTGALRGLSDTQSAMYANLVGHWLIGLPIGYYLCFTKGFAITGLWTGLTLGLTLVAIAVTWQWARLSKTVIKLQKT, from the coding sequence ATGACTCATTCAAAAACGAAGTTTCAAGTTCTTAAATCAGAACTTCCACCGACATTGCGCCTAGCGATGCCTGTAGCATTAACCCAATTAGGGCAAATGCTCATGGCTCTTGTAGATACATTTATGGTTGGAAAACTTGGTGCCGCTGCTGTTGGGGGTGTAAGCATTGGGAATGCTGTATTTTACGCCGTTGCAATTTTTGGAATGGGCATACTTTTAGGGCTTGATTATCTGGTTTCTCATGCTTACGGGCGTAAAGCACTTGATGAATGTCATCATTGGTTAGTTCAATCAGTTTACGTTACATTTATTATTTCGATCCCACTTTTTATTATTCTTTTTATCATTACATTTTATTTAGACAGCTTTGGAATTGACCCTCAAGTTGTTAAAGAAGCTCAACCTTTTCTTCAAATATTAATACTAAACTTGCTTCCATTCTTACTTTTTTCTGCATTTAGACAATACCTGCAAGCCATGAATGATCCATCGATGATTACGGTAATCATGATTTTAGCCAATCTTGCAAATGCCTTTTTAAATTGGATTTTTGTATTCGGAAATTGGGGAGCTCCTCAACTTGAAACAGCCGGCTCTGCACTGGCCACAACCATCACACGAACATTAATGCTTGTGCTTTTGATCGCGTATACTTTATGGCAAGATCGCAGAAAAAATCTTGGGCTCATCAACACTTCTTGGAAACCAAAATTCTTAAATATTAAAAAATTAATCTCCCTTGGGTTACCAGCAGCTTTTCAACTTCTTTTTGAAGTAGCAGTTTTTTCACTCGCAACAACTTTGACTGGAAGATTAGGAGCAATTCCCCTAGCTGCTCATACAATTGTACTTAATATCGCAAGCTTTACATTTATGGTTCCATTTGGAATTTCATCAGCAGCTGCTGTACGTGTTGGCCAAGCGATAGGAAAAGGCAACCACGATGAAGCAAGACATGCAGGTTGGACAAGCATCTTTTTGGCAGGTTCATTTATGACTTTGTCTGCAATCTTTTTGTATGTCTTTCGAGATTTTCTCATTGGGTTATTTATCAGTGACGAGCAAGTCATAAAAAGTGCCATCGAAATTTTAATCCTAGCAGCTTTGTTCCAAGTCTCTGACGGACTTCAAACAGTAGGTACCGGGGCCCTCAGAGGTCTTAGTGATACACAATCAGCGATGTATGCAAACCTGGTCGGGCACTGGCTTATAGGTTTACCCATAGGATATTATCTTTGTTTCACTAAAGGGTTTGCAATCACAGGACTTTGGACGGGGTTAACTCTTGGCCTCACCTTGGTAGCTATCGCCGTGACCTGGCAATGGGCTAGACTTTCAAAAACGGTAATAAAATTACAAAAAACCTAA
- a CDS encoding nitronate monooxygenase: protein MKDQLKPISTAFTRLMGCDFPIIAGPMFLVSNEALVSEVSNAGGVGGVPSLNWRTSEEFTQAIKRIKQKTQKPYAVNLIVNKANPRVEADLDVCVSEKVPMVITSLGNPKEVIEKVHSYGGKVFCDVVDLKYALKVQELGCDGVIAVSTGAGGHAGPVSPLVLIPYLKSKLKIPVVAAGGIATGRQVLAAIVLGADAVQIGTLFIASNEAGVSAEYKDAIIKAEPEDIVLTRRISGTPAAVIKTPYIEKVGLEIGFLENLLLKNQTTKKYMKMVLAVIGQKALEKAAHTTTWKNVWSAGQGVGFIHEVLPASEILNNLVQEYWEARGAL from the coding sequence ATGAAAGATCAACTTAAACCTATTTCGACAGCGTTTACTCGCCTGATGGGCTGCGATTTTCCAATAATTGCTGGCCCCATGTTTTTGGTGAGTAATGAAGCCCTAGTATCTGAAGTATCAAACGCCGGTGGAGTAGGGGGGGTACCTTCGCTTAATTGGCGAACCAGCGAAGAATTCACTCAAGCCATTAAAAGAATAAAACAAAAAACTCAAAAACCATATGCTGTAAATTTAATCGTCAATAAAGCTAATCCACGAGTCGAAGCTGATCTTGACGTTTGTGTTTCAGAAAAAGTTCCCATGGTGATCACCTCTCTTGGAAATCCAAAAGAAGTTATCGAAAAAGTACATAGCTATGGGGGTAAAGTATTTTGTGATGTTGTAGATCTTAAATACGCATTAAAAGTTCAAGAACTTGGTTGCGATGGTGTAATTGCCGTATCAACAGGTGCGGGTGGACATGCCGGGCCCGTTTCGCCTTTGGTTTTGATTCCGTATTTAAAAAGTAAATTAAAAATTCCTGTGGTTGCTGCTGGTGGAATAGCCACGGGCAGACAAGTTTTAGCGGCAATAGTTTTAGGAGCCGATGCTGTACAAATTGGAACACTCTTTATTGCCTCAAATGAGGCGGGAGTAAGTGCAGAGTATAAAGATGCTATTATAAAGGCTGAGCCTGAAGACATTGTGTTAACCCGTCGAATTTCAGGAACACCCGCCGCGGTTATTAAAACTCCGTATATTGAAAAAGTAGGGCTTGAGATTGGGTTTTTAGAAAATCTATTACTTAAAAATCAGACTACAAAAAAATATATGAAAATGGTTCTAGCTGTAATTGGCCAAAAAGCTCTGGAAAAAGCAGCCCACACAACTACGTGGAAGAATGTTTGGAGTGCTGGTCAAGGTGTTGGGTTTATTCATGAGGTTTTACCCGCATCTGAGATTTTAAATAACTTAGTACAAGAATATTGGGAAGCACGCGGTGCTCTTTAA